From a single Balearica regulorum gibbericeps isolate bBalReg1 chromosome 11, bBalReg1.pri, whole genome shotgun sequence genomic region:
- the LOC104633028 gene encoding thymosin beta-15A homolog, producing MCDKPDLSEVEKFDKKKLKKTNTEEKNTLPSKETIEQEKECVKSS from the exons ATGTGTGACAAGCCAGACCTCTCGGAGGTGGAGAAATTCGACaagaagaagctgaagaaaaccaACACGGAGGAGAAGAACACGCTGCCCTCGAAGGAGA CTATTGAGCAGGAGAAGGAATGTGTGAAGTCTTCCTAG
- the PRPS1 gene encoding ribose-phosphate pyrophosphokinase 1 isoform X1, which produces MPNIKIFSGSSHQDLSQKIADRLGLELGKVVTKKFSNQETCVEIGESVRGEDVYIVQSGCGEINDNLMELLIMINACKIASASRVTAVIPCFPYARQDKKDKSRAPISAKLVANMLSVAGADHIITMDLHASQIQGFFDIPVDNLYAEPAVLKWIKENIPEWKNCTIVSPDAGGAKRVTSIADRLNVDFALIHKERKKANEVDRMVLVGDVKDRVAILVDDMADTCGTICHAADKLVSAGATKVYAILTHGIFSGPAISRINNACFEAVVVTNTIPQEDKMKQCPKIQVIDISMILAEAIRRTHNGESVSYLFSHVPL; this is translated from the exons ATGCCCAATATCAAGATCTTCAGCGGGAGCTCGCACCAGGATCTGTCTCAGAAGATCGCCGACCGCCTCGGCCTGGAGCTGGGCAAGGTGGTCACGAAGAAGTTCAGCAACCAGGAGACATG TGTGGAAATAGGCGAGAGTGTACGTGGGGAGGATGTCTACATTGTGCAGAGTGGCTGTGGTGAAATCAATGACAATCTGATGGAGCTCCTTATCATGATAAATGCCTGTAAGATTGCCTCAGCCAGCAGAGTCACAGCTGTCATACCCTGCTTCCCTTATGCTCGGCAGGACAAAAAGGACAAG AGTCGAGCTCCAATCTCTGCCAAGCTGGTTGCAAACATGCTATCTGTGGCAGGTGCAGATCATATTATCACCATGGACCTGCATGCATCTCAGATTCAG ggtttttttgatatCCCTGTTGATAACTTATATGCTGAGCCTGCTGTACTAAAATGGATCAAAGAGAATATTCCAGAGTGGAAGAACTGCACCATTGTTTCACCAGATGCTGGTGGAGCCAAGAG AGTGACCTCCATTGCAGATCGATTGAATGTAGACTTCGCCCTCATTCACAAGGAGCGCAAGAAGGCCAATGAAGTAGATCGCATGGTGCTGGTGGGTGATGTGAAAGACAGAGTGGCCATTCTGGTAGATGATATGGCAGACACATGTGGTACCATCTGTCATGCTGCAGACAA GCTTGTGTCAGCTGGAGCCACCAAAGTTTATGCCATCTTAACTCATGGGATCTTTTCTGGGCCAGCAATTTCTCGGATCAACAATGCGTGTTTTGAGGCAGTTGTAGTCACAAATACAATACCCCAGGAGGACAAGATGAAGCAGTGCCCTAAAATCCAG gTGATTGACATCTCAATGATCCTGGCAGAGGCCATCAGGAGGACTCATAATGGGGAATCTGTCTCCTACCTATTCAGCCATGTCCCTTTATAA
- the PRPS1 gene encoding ribose-phosphate pyrophosphokinase 1 isoform X2 translates to MPNIKIFSGSSHQDLSQKIADRLGLELGKVVTKKFSNQETCVEIGESVRGEDVYIVQSGCGEINDNLMELLIMINACKIASASRVTAVIPCFPYARQDKKDKSRAPISAKLVANMLSVAGADHIITMDLHASQIQGFFDIPVDNLYAEPAVLKWIKENIPEWKNCTIVSPDAGGAKRVTSIADRLNVDFALIHKERKKANEVDRMVLVGDVKDRVAILVDDMADTCGTICHAADKLVSAGATKVYAILTHGIFSGPAISRINNACFEAVVVTNTIPQEDKMKQCPKIQEANCLEERKYLIWISLSFLYAP, encoded by the exons ATGCCCAATATCAAGATCTTCAGCGGGAGCTCGCACCAGGATCTGTCTCAGAAGATCGCCGACCGCCTCGGCCTGGAGCTGGGCAAGGTGGTCACGAAGAAGTTCAGCAACCAGGAGACATG TGTGGAAATAGGCGAGAGTGTACGTGGGGAGGATGTCTACATTGTGCAGAGTGGCTGTGGTGAAATCAATGACAATCTGATGGAGCTCCTTATCATGATAAATGCCTGTAAGATTGCCTCAGCCAGCAGAGTCACAGCTGTCATACCCTGCTTCCCTTATGCTCGGCAGGACAAAAAGGACAAG AGTCGAGCTCCAATCTCTGCCAAGCTGGTTGCAAACATGCTATCTGTGGCAGGTGCAGATCATATTATCACCATGGACCTGCATGCATCTCAGATTCAG ggtttttttgatatCCCTGTTGATAACTTATATGCTGAGCCTGCTGTACTAAAATGGATCAAAGAGAATATTCCAGAGTGGAAGAACTGCACCATTGTTTCACCAGATGCTGGTGGAGCCAAGAG AGTGACCTCCATTGCAGATCGATTGAATGTAGACTTCGCCCTCATTCACAAGGAGCGCAAGAAGGCCAATGAAGTAGATCGCATGGTGCTGGTGGGTGATGTGAAAGACAGAGTGGCCATTCTGGTAGATGATATGGCAGACACATGTGGTACCATCTGTCATGCTGCAGACAA GCTTGTGTCAGCTGGAGCCACCAAAGTTTATGCCATCTTAACTCATGGGATCTTTTCTGGGCCAGCAATTTCTCGGATCAACAATGCGTGTTTTGAGGCAGTTGTAGTCACAAATACAATACCCCAGGAGGACAAGATGAAGCAGTGCCCTAAAATCCAG GAGGCAAACTgtctggaagaaagaaaatatttaatatggaTTTCACTTAGTTTCCTTTATGCACCATGA